In Syntrophaceae bacterium, the sequence GAACCATCCATCCGCCCCGCGTTACGTGCTTCGTTGCCGGCATATCCACCTCTCAAGCCCGGTATGTTAAGAGACCGCGGATGGGAATGCAAGCATTTTCAGGGGGATTACGGGATGATATCCTTCTTGACATATAAATTGATACTGAGTATAAGGTCACGCTCGATTATCAGCAGGTCCAGATCTCTCCACGTTTATCGGAATGTCGCAGCATCCATCCGTTGCAAACGAACACAAGAGGAGAAATGGGCCTTCCATCGGAAAGGCGGAATATGAAAGTGACCGTACGGCAAATCAGGCGCGTGATGATTGCGAACCGGGGGGAGATCGCCCTCCGGATCCTGAGGACTGCCAAAGAGCTGTCCCTGGATGTCGTCGTTGTTTATGAAAGTCCCGACAGCGAGGCGTATTACATCCGGATGGCCGAAGACGCCATCATGATCGGCGACGGGCCCAGGAAGGATTACCTGGACATTGATAAGATCATCTGGGCGGCTCGCAAGAGCGGTGCCGACGCGATCCATCCGGGTTACGGCTTCCTGGCGGAGAATCCCGATTTTTCGGCTGCCTGCGACAAGGCGGGAATCATCTTCATCGGCCCCCCTCCCGGTGTGATCAGCAACCTGGGCAACAAGGTCGTGGCCCGGCAGATCGCCATGAAGGCCGGGATTCCCTGTGTTCCCGGAACGTCGGATTTGCGCCGCGGCGAGGCAGGCGTCCGGGAGGCCGTCGATTTCGGGCGGATGCACGGATACCCCCTGATGCTCAAGGCGTCCGCCGGCGGCGGCGGCCGGGGCATCCGGAAAGTGATCGACGAAGCCGACCTTCTTAAGCAGATTCCCCAGGCCCGCGCGGAGACGCTGGCGGCCTTCAACGATGAGAACATCTACGTGGAGAAGTGCATCGAGGCGCCGCGCCACGTGGAAGTGCAGATCCTGGCGGACAAACACGGCAACGTGATCCACCTGGGAACGAGAGACTGCTCGATCCAGCGGCGTCATCAGAAGCTCCTGGAGATCGCACCGGCGGACCTGCCGCCGGACGTCCTCGAGGCGATGTGCGATTGCGCCATCCGCTTCTCCCGCGAGTCGGGCTATGTCAACGCCGGGACGGTGGAATTCCTGGTCGACTCGAAGACCAACGAATTCTGGTTCATGGAGATGAATACCCGGCTACAGGTGGAGCACACCGTAACGGAGGAGCTCTCCGGGGTGGACATCGTCCGGGAGCAGATCCGTATCGCTGAGGGCCACGTCCTTAGCATTCCCCAGGAGTTGGGGCATCTCCGGGGGAAGGCCATTCAGGTCCGGATCAACGCCGAAGACCCGAAAAACAACTTCATGCCCGAGGGCGGCAAGAGGCTGGAGGTATACCAGTCCTCCGGCGGACCCGGCGTCCGGCTGGACGGCGTGGTCTACCAGGGATTCAAGATCCCCACGGAATACGACTCGATGATGGTCAAGATGACCGTCCGGGGGCTGAACTGGGAACAGGCCATCCAGCGGCTGAAAAGGGCCCTTCAGGGATTCCTCATCGTGGGGCCCAAGACCACGATCCCATTCTACCTGTCCATCTGCGACGAACCCGACTTCCAGGCGGGCCGGTTCGATACGAGCTACCTGGAGACGCATCCCGGGATCTTCGAATACCCGGAGCCGGAGCGCGAGGTGGCGAAACTGGCGGAACTCATCGCGGAGATTCACGCCCGCAAGATCAACCCTTACGCATACTGAGTCTCCCGGTTCCGGCGGTGGGAAACCGCAGCGGCCGGCCTGAAAAGGGAGACGGGGAGGAACCATGCTGAACAATATTTCCCAGAACCTGCTCGACGAGCGGATTTCCCCGCAAGACCTCCGGGAACGAGGAGTCCGGTTCGTGCTGGACAAGATCCGGCAGGCCGAGGGTTACTATCTGACCAATACCGAGAGGGACCAGTCCCAGTCGGATTTCAAAAACCGGATCATGCCCCATACCCAGCTCCTCGTGGCCCGGCCGCGCAACGACGCGGGCTACCTGTCCCTCGAGATCACGGGCGGGGCCTCGGTCCATGTGGACATGCTGCGCAAGCAGATCAATCCCCTGGAGAAGCTCCAGGTGTTGAGCGAGCGCATGCCCGAGACCATGTTCCAGACCCTCTGCCGGGGGATCAACCTCTTCGGTTACCGTCCCTATCCGGAAAACGTGGTCCGCCTGACGGTGCGGACCTTCGCCCGCTATGTCCACGTCTGGCGCGTGTTCGACTTCCTCAACTACATCCCCAACATGCGGGCGGTATTCGAGGAGGTGCAGGCGTCGGGATGCATCCTGGAGCCGTCCATCTGCTTCTCCACCGGACCCGAGCACACCGACGAATACTACGTGGGCAAGGTGGGGGAGATCCTCGACGTGACGGGGCCTGACATCCTCCTGTGCATCAAGAACCACGGCGGCCTCGGGACGTCGAAACGCATCGGGGACCTGGTGCGGGCCATCCTGGACCGGTACCCGGACCTCATCATCCACTATCACGGCCACAACACCGACGGGAACGACATCGGGCGGATCGTCGAGGCGGTGCGCAACGGGGCGAAAATCGCCGACGCGGCGGACCACGCCTTTACCGGCTTCTACGGCCCACCGCCGCTCCTCACGGTGATCGAAACCCTGGAGGAATACGGCCATCGGGCCATGGGCATCGACAAGCAGTCCGTTCTCGACACGTCCAGCATGCTCCGGCCGGAGCGCGAGTTCTACAAGGATCTCGAGTCCCAGTTCCTGGGGTTCGATCCCTCCGTCCAGGTGCACAAGCTCCCCGGCGGGGCCACGGGTTCCAGTTTCGAACAGGCCGTCAAGGGTGGCTTCCTCCACCGGATGCCGGAGATCCTCCAGCGGGAGCTTCCCCGCGTGCAGACCGAGCTGGGAAACTGGTGGAGCGTGACGCCGGGCTCCCAGATCCTCTGGACCACGGCGGTGAACAACGTCCTGAAAGGCGTCCGTTACAAGGACGCCAACGACGACCTGAAGAGCCTGATGCTGGGACGATACGGCGATCTCCCGTTCTACTGGCCCTCCGACGAAATCTACCGGGCCGTATTCGGTCCCGACTGGAAGCAGATCCGGGAGTGCGACACCTGTTACCAGCGCATCGACGACGTGGACCTCGACGTGGAGAAAAAGGTCCTGGAAAAGCGCCTGGGCCGTCATGCCACGGAAGACGAACTGGTGCTCTACCTGCAGCATCCGAACGATGCCGTCAACTTCCTCAAGTTCGAGACGAAGTTCGGGAAGACGTGGGTCCTGTCGCCGAAAATCTGGTTCAACCGGGGAGGTTTCTCGCAGGGCGAGAAGTTCGATTTCCCGGACGCTTTCGGCCGGCTCCATACCATCGAGATCGGACCGCAGCGGAAAACCAAGGCGGGCGACATGGTCACCTACATGGTCATCGACCACCACACCGAGCCCGTCCTCACCGTCCTGGAGGAGGAGGGGAACGAGCAGGCGAAGAAAAAGATGGTCCTGTCGGCCAAAGAGATCAGCGAGCTGGCCAAGAAGGGCGATATCCGGTCCCATATCAGCGGGACGGTCAGCGAGATTCCCGTTACGGAAGGGGCGGAGGTCGAGCCGGGACAGGTCCTGATCATCCTGGAGGCCATGAAGATGCTCAACAATGTGGCTTCCGACCTGAAGGGGCAGGTGGTGGAGATCCGGGTGTCCCCGGGCGACAAGGTCGAAGTGGGAGATCCCCTGATGACCGTCCGGAAGGAATAGGGCGACGGCACTCCTCCGCGGACGTGAACGAGGGGATCCCGCCCGAGAGAGCAGTCGGTCGCCGGTCCTGTTTCCGGGATTACGGACGAGGGCGCCGCACCGGGCTCCGATCACCGTTTTGTTTGAACGCAACCAGCTGAAAAAAGGGGAGAAACGGACGGATCCGGGATTTCGGTCTTGACTTTCCCGGCATCCGTGGTAACGTGGCGAACCCTTTGCAACCAGGTATCCGTCGGTTCCAATCTCATCCCGTTCGCGCTTCGGTGATCCGCCCGCATCCAACCCGAAAGAGGATGTTCAGCCTCCTCCGGGCGACGACCGGAGGGGACGCGGAATGGCAAGGAGTCAGGATGGCGAAACGCGGCTTTACCCTCTTGATCATTCCCCGAAGGGACGGTCCCGTCCATACCTTCGGGATTCCGGGTTCTCTCCTGACAGGGCTGGCCGCGGTCCTGGCAACCGTTGTTCTCCTCTCCCTCTACTTGGCCTACGACTATATCTCCATCCGCCGGGATGCCTCCGAACTGGCCCGCCTGCGGGCGGTCACGGGAAATCAGGAGAAGCAGATCGTCGACCTTGCCGGCCGCCTGGAGCGGTATGGTGCCAGGATCGACGAGTTGAAGGAGTTCGACCGGAAGATCCGGATCGCCGCCAATATCGAGAGCAACCGCGACAAACAGGAGATCCTCGGGATCGGGGGCACCGTACCGGACGAGCGGCTCGTTCCGTCGCGCCTGGATGGAGACCGACAGGCCATCCTGAAGGAGGTCGTCCGGGGTGTTGACCGGCTGGAGCAGGATGCGGCCGCACAGGAGAAAAGCTTTGTCCAGATCCTGAAGTTCCTGAACCGTCAGCGGTCGGTTATCGCGTCAACCCCGTCCCTCTGGCCGGTACGGGGGCTCGTGACATCCGAATTCGGCACCCGCTCCTCCCCCTTCGGTGGGGGCCGGGAGCATCACGACGGCATCGACATCGCCACGCAGCAGGGAATGCCCATCCGTGTGCCCGCCGACGGGGTGGTGCTCGAAGCGGCGCGGCAGAGCGGTCTGGGCAACATGGTCAAGGTCGACCATGGCCGGGGGCTCTCCACGACCTATGGCCACATGTCCCGGATCGCCGTCCGGCAGGGAGCGATCGTCCGCAGGGGGGAAATCATCGGATATGTCGGGAACACCGGCCGCAGCACCGGTTCCCATCTGCATTACTCGGTCCATTTCAGCGGGGTTGCCGTGAATCCCCGAAGTTATCTGCGCCCATAGGAAGTATGCCCTTCCGTCCTCACTTGGGCGGCCGAATGTCTGACACCGGTGTGACGCCGGTTTTTTTATTGGATAACCAACATGTTTGAAAACATCCTGAAAAAAATCGTGGGCAGCAAGAACGACCGCGATCTCAAGCGCCTGTCCTTCCTTCTGGAGGAAGTCAACGACCTGGAACCGGCCATGCTGGCCTTGAGTGACGCCGAGCTACGGGCGAAAACCCCGTATTTCAAGGAGAAACTGGACAACGGCGCCTCCCTGGAGGACATCCTGCCGGAGGCCTTTGCGGTCGTGCGGGAGGTGTCCCGGCGGACCCTGCTGATGCGCCCCTTCGACGTGCAGGTCATCGGCGGCATCGTTCTTCACGAGGGGAAGATCGCCGAGATGAAGACCGGGGAAGGAAAAACCCTGGCGGCGACCATGCCGATGTACCTGAACGCCCTGGCGGGCAGGGGCGCCCATTTGGTCACGGTGAACGACTACCTGGCCCGTCGCGATGCCTCGTGGATGGGTCCTGTCTACAATTTCCTCGGACTGACCGTGGGCGTTATCGTCCACGGCATGGACGACGCGGAGCGCAGAAAGGCCTATCTGTCCGATATTACATACGGAACGAACAACGAGTTCGGGTTTGACTATCTCCGGGACAACATGAAGTTCACCCTGGACGACTACGTCCAGAGGGACTTCAACTATGCCATCGTCGACGAGGTCGACAGCATCCTCATCGACGAGGCCCGGACACCCCTCATCATCTCCGGGCCCTCCGACGAATCGACGGACAAGTACTACCGGATCAACCAGATCATCCCGCGTCTTCACAAGGACACGGACTACACGATCGAGGAAAAGAGCAAGACCGTGGTGCTGACCGAGGAGGGCGTCGCCCGGGTGGAAACCCTCCTGAAGGTCCAGAACCTCTACGAGCCAAGGAACATCGAGATCGTCCACCACGTGAACCAGGCCCTCCGTGCCCACACCCTCTTCAAGCGGGACGTGGACTACATGGTGAAGGACGGCGAGGTCATCATCGTCGACGAGTTCACCGGCCGGCTCATGCCGGGGAGGCGTTACAGCGACGGCCTGCATCAGGCCCTGGAGGCGAAGGAGAAGGTCAAGATCGAGCGGGAAAATCAGACCCTGGCGTCCATCACCTTCCAGAACTACTTCCGCATGTACGACAAGCTGGCGGGCATGACCGGTACCGCCGATACGGAGGCGGAGGAGTTCAAGAAGATCTACGGCCTCGAGGTGGTGGTCGTCCCGACGAACATGCCCATGATCCGGAACGACGCGGGAGACGTGGTCTACAAGACGGAAGTGGAAAAATTCAATGCCGTCATCGAAGAGATCAAGGAGATGCACCGGAACGGACGGCCCGTCCTGGTGGGCACGATCTCCATCGAGAAATCGGAGCACCTGAGCAAGCTTCTTTCCCGTTCGGGAGTGAAGCACCACGTTCTCAACGCCAAGCAGCACGACAGGGAGGCGGAGATCGTCGCCCAGGCGGGCCAGAAGGGCATGGTGACCATCTCGACCAACATGGCGGGGCGAGGAACCGACATCAAGCTGGGAGACGGCGTCGCGGAGCTGGGGGGCCTCCACATCCTGGGGACGGAGCGCCACGAGAGCCGGCGGATCGACAACCAGCTCCGGGGCCGGTCGGGACGCCAGGGGGACATGGGGTCTTCCCGATTCTACCTGTCCCTCGATGACGACCTGATGCGCATCTTCGGGGGTGAAAAGATCTCCGCCATCATGGACCGAATCGGCATTGAAGAGAACCAGCCCATTGAGCACCGGATGATCTCCAAGGCGATCGAGAACTCGCAGAAGCGCGTGGAAGGACAGAACTTCGAGATCCGGAAACACCTCCTGGAATACGACGATGTCATGAACCGCCAGCGGCAGGTCATCTACGAGCAACGCCGCAAGGTGCTCCGGGGAGGCGAAGGCCTCTGGTCGGACCTGGAGGAGATGCTGGGGGACGTCCTGGACGATCTGATTCCGGATTTCATTGACGAGAAGGGCCACGCGGAGGAAGGGGATCTCAAGGGGCTGGAGGACATGGTCTTCAAGCAGTTTTCCCTGAAAATGAACTTTTCCGATCGGGAGGACCTGCGGCCCGCCGTGATCCAAGAAGAGATCCGCGAAGCGGTGATGGGACTTCTGAAGGGGAAGGAAGCGGAATTCGGGACGGAGCTGATGGAATATCTCCTCCGGGTGATCATGCTGAACGCCATCGATACCCAGTGGAAGGACCACCTGTTGGCCATGGACCACCTCAAGGAGGGGATCGGCCTCCGGGGATACGGCCAGAAGGATCCGGTCCGGGAATACCAGAAGGAAGGGTACGACATGTTCATGGAGATGATCGAGCGGATCAAGATGGACAGCCTGGAGAAGCTCTGTATGGTCCGAATCCAGCGGGAGGACGAGGTCGAGCGGATCCAGCGGCGGCAGGAGCAGGAGTACGTCATGAGCCGGGGAGGAGACGGAGCGGCCGCTGCCCCGGTGAAGCGGACCGGTGAAAAGGTCGGGCGGAACGATCCCTGCCCCTGCGGGAGCGGAAAGAAATACAAGAAGTGTTGTGGCGCAAATTGAGAAAACGGCCGCATGAAGCGTTCCCGGTGCCGTGTTGCGGTGGGAGAAGGCTGAAGGATGAGTAAAGACGAAAGTTTAACCGTCCCCGGTTTTCGGGCGGCGGGGATCGCTGCGGGGATCAAGGAGAACGGGCGGAAGGACCTGGCCCTCATCGTCTCGGACGAACCGGCCGCGGCGGCCGGCCTGTTCACGACCAACACCTTCAAGGCCGCCCCGGTGATCTTGGACATGGAGCGCATCCGGTCCGGCCGGGCCCAGGCCATCCTGACCAACAGCGGAAACGCCAACGCAGCAAACGGTCCCGAAGGGGTTGAGGACGCCCGGGCTTCATCCCGGGCCGTCTCGGAGGCGTTGGGCATTCCGGATGACCTGATCCTGGTGGCCTCCACGGGGGTTATCGGCCGGCGCCTCCCGGTCGGGAAGATCCTTGCCGGCATCCGGCCGCTCGCAGGATCCCTCCGGCCGGACGGAATGGAAGATGCACAGGAGGCGATCCTCACGACGGACCGCTTCCCCAAGATGGCCGTGCGCGTGGAGAACATCGACGGCAGGCCCGTGACGGTCCTCGGGATGGCCAAGGGAGCGGGCATGATCCAGCCGAACATGGCGACTCTACTTTCCTACGTCCTCACCGACGCGGCCGTCGATGCCCCTCTCCTGGAAGACCTGCTCCGGGAGGGCGTGTCCCGCAGCTTCAACGCGATCACCGTGGACGGCTGCATGAGCACCAACGACACGGTCCTGATCCTGGCGAACGGCCGGGCGGGAAACCGTCCCTTCCGGAAGGGCGGCCGGGACGGCCGGATGTTCCGGAGCATGCTGTCCGCCGTACTGGAGGAGATGGCCCTGGCCATGGTCCGCGACGGGGAGGGGGCGACCAAGATCGTCACGGTCGAAGTCTTGGGAGGAAGAACGAAGGCGGAGGCCCGGAGAGTGGCCTATGCCGTGGGGAACTCGAACCTGTTCAAGACGGCGTGTTTCGGGGGCGATCCCAACTGGGGACGGGTGATCCAGGCCGTCGGGGCTTCCGGCGTATCCGTGGATCCCGATGCCGTCGACGTGTCCTTCGGCGGTGTGACGGTTTTCTCCGGCGGGCGGGGCATTCCCGCGGCAGTACCGGAACTGGCCGGGATCATGGCGGCCGACCGCATCCATGTCCGGATCAACCTTTCCGTGGGCAGGGGAACGTTCAGCCTTCATGCGTCCGACCTGACCTTCGATTACGTCAAGATCAACGCGCATTACACGACCTGAGCGGGAATTCCATTTGTCGGGGCGCGGGGGCTGTCACTCCCGCGGCAGGATCGAAAGGAGACCGGGTTTTCCCTTGCCAAGGGAATCCCTTTATGCTAATGGCCACCAGATTTCGCACATCCCCGGACCGGCAGGGGGTTGCTTTTCCTTGGAAAAGTTCCCTGGCGGGGTGATGGGGGTGGAGGAAAAAACAAAAGGAGAAAGACTATGGCAGCATTGATTTCCATGAAGCTCCTGCTTGAGGCGGGAGTCCACTTCGGTCACCAGACCAACAAATGGAACCCGAAGATGAAGACCTACATCTTCGGCGCCCGGAACGGCATCTACATCATCGACCTCCAGCAGACCGTCGAGATGTTCCACAAGGCCTACGACTTTGTTGTGAACACCGTGGCGAACGGGGGTACCATCCTGTTTGTGGGAACGAAGAAACAGTCCCAGGAGTCGATTCGCGAGGAATCGGAGCGGTGCGGCATGCCTCACGTGAACCAGCGTTGGCTCGGCGGGATGCTGACCAATTTCGTCACCATCAAGAAGAGCATCGACCGCCTGAACATGCTGGACAAGATGTTCCAGGACGAAAGCGTCCGCGCATTTCCGAAAAAGGAGATCATGAAGCTCCAGAAGGAGCGGGACAAGTTGATCAAGGTCCTCGGCGGAATCCGGACCCTCAAGGGGCATCCGGGAGGGCTGTTCATCGTGGATCCGAAGCGGGAGGACATTGCCGTTCAGGAAGCCCGGAAGCTCGGCATTCCCATTACGGCCATCGTGGATACGAACTGCAACCCCGACCTGATCGATTACGTCATCCCGGGGAATGACGACGCCATCCGGGCCATCAAACTCTTTTCTTCCCGCATCGCCGACGCGGTCCTGGAAGGAAAGAGGCGCTACGAGGAAAAGCTCCAGGCAGAGAGCGACAAGAATGCCCCGGCGGAGACACCCGTCGAGGAGGCCGAGCCGGATGTTCCGGAGAGCGTAGAGCGGAAGGAAAGTCCCGAGGCACAGGACGGGGCGGCGGAAGTAAGTGCATAATTCCACAGATACAAGGATGGAGGTTTGAGCATTGGAAATTACATCCGGAATGGTAAAAGAGCTGAGAACGAAAACGGGCGCCGGCATGATGGACTGCAAGGAGGCCCTTCAGGCCTCGGATGGCGATTTTGAAAAGGCCATCGACTTTCTGCGCAAAAAGGGCATGTCGGCGGCGACCAAGCGCTCTTCCAAGGCCGCCAAGGACGGCGCCGTCGGTTCCTACATTCACATGGGAGGAAAGATCGGCGTCCTGGTCGAGGTGAACTGCGAGACCGACTTCGTGGCGAAGACGGACAATTTCACCGCTTTCGTCAAGGACATCGCCATGCACGTGGCGGCGTCGAATCCCCTGTACCTGAACAGCGAAGAGATCCCCGAGGCCGATATGGAACGGGAGAAGGCCATTTATCGCGATCAGCTTGCCCAGGAGAAAAAGCCCGAGAAGATCTGGGACAAGATCATCGAGGGGAAGCTCCGGAAGTACTATGAGGATGTGTGCCTCCTGGATCAGAAGTTCATCAAAAACACAGACATCACGGTGAAGACGCTTCTGAACGAGATGATCGCCAAGACGGGAGAGAACATCATCATCCGTCGCTTCGCCCGGTTCCAGCTGGGAGAAGAGTTGAAGGGCTGATTTGGAACGGCCGGTCTATCGCAGGGTTCTGTTGAAACTCAGCGGCGAAGCCCTTGCCGGCGGCAAGGGCTTCGGCTTCGATTTCGAGGTGATCGAGGGGATCGCCCGGGAACTCAAGTCGGTTGCGGCGTTGGGAGTCCAGATGGGCCTCGTCATCGGCGGCGGCAACATCTGGCGTGGCGGTGTCGCCGCTGCCCGAGGCATGGACCGGACGGCGGCGGACTACACGGGAATGCTGGCCACGGTCATCAACTGCCTGACCATGCAGAGCGCCCTGGAGGCCCAGGGGGTTCCGGCCCGTGTCCTGTCCGCCCTGGACGTCAAAGGGGTGGCCGAACCCTACATCCAGAGGCGAGCCATTCGTTACCTCGAGGAGGGGCGCGTTCTTCTGCTGGCGGGAGGGACGGGAAACCCGTTTTTTACCACCGACACGGCGGCGGCACTCCGAGCCGTCGAGATCAAGGCCGATGTTCTCCTGAAGGCCACGAAAGTGGACGGCGTCTATGACCGGGATCCCGTCAATCACCCGGAAGCGGTCTTTTTCGAACGCATCGGCTATGCAGATGTCCTGGTGAAGGACCTGAAAGTGATGGACGGCACGGCCGTTTCTCTCTGCCGGGAGAACGGCATGCCGGTGATCGTCTTCAACCTCCAGAAGAGTGGGAACATCAAGCGGGTACTCTGCGGGGAACCGGTAGGGACCCGGTTAGGAGCGTAAATCATGAAAGAAAAGGTATTTGCCACGCTGAAGGAAGATATGGACCGGTCTATCGGAGCCTTGGAGAAGTCGTTCAGCAAGGTTCGAACGGGACGTGCCTCCCTGGCGCTCCTGGACGGGATCAAGGTCGATTACTACGGGGTGCCCACGCCGCTGAACCAGGTGGCCAACCTTTCGATTCCGGAGAGCCGGATGATCCTGATTTCCCCCTGGGACATCAGCGTCATCGGCGCTATCGAAAAGGCGATCCAGAAGGCGGACATCGGCCTTACCCCCACCAATGACGGCAAACTGGTGCGTCTGGCCATTCCGGCACTTACGGAAGAGCGCCGGAAGGAGCTGGTCAAGGTCGTCAAGAAGATGACCGAGGAAAGCAAGGTCAAGCTGCGGAACGCACGCCGCGACGCCAACGAGGAGTTCAAGACCCTGAAGAAGGACAACAAGATCTCCGAGGACGAGATGTTCACGCAGCAGGAGGAAGTGAAGAAGCGAATGGACAAGGCCATCGAGAAAGTGGATGACCTTCTGGCGGCGAAAGAGAAGGAGATCATGGAAATCTGATGGGGCATGTCGATATCATCGCTCCGAAACAGGTTTCCGGCGATCATGGATTCAAAGGTATTCCGGCCCCGCGGGGCCGGCAGGGGAAGGGAGCGGAAGCTCCCTTTTTTTTGTCAGGCTGTTGATGAGGGGCTGACTGCGGCGTTTCCCTCGTCACTCAGCCGCTCAACGTAACATGAAGTGCGCCGCGCGGCTCAGGACTTCGGGAGCCTGGTATCCAACCCCTTTTGAGCGGTCTGGAAAGCTGATGGTGCTCCTGCCGGGACGGGCGTTTGCATTCGAACTAGGGATGTGTTAGGGCCGGAAGCAGGGGGAGAGTCTATCCGTGAGCGATTTCAACGGGATCGATCCGAAAAATCTGCCCCGGCACATTGCCGTCATCATGGACGGCAATGGGCGCTGGGCGAAAAAGCATGCCCTGGGAAGAATCGCCGGCCACCGGAAGGGGGCCGAGGCCGTCCGGACGACCGTGCGGACCTGCAGACAGATCGGCATTCAATACCTGACGCTGTACGCCTTTTCGGTGGAGAACTGGATGCGGCCGGCCCGGGAGGTATCGGCCCTGATGGACCTGCTGGTCGACTATCTACAGTCCGAGTCCCGGGAGCTTCAGGAGCAGGGGATCCGCCTGCAGACGATTGGAAACACCGCGGCGCTCCGGGAACCGGTGAAGCGTTTTCTCCGGGAGACGATGGAAGCCACGAAGGAGAACCGGGAGATGGTCCTGATCCTGGCGCTGAGCTACGGAGGCCGGGACGAGATTCTCGAAGCGGTGCGGGCCATGGCCGGAAAATGCGCGACCGGACTCCTTGCTCCTGAGGACATAGCAAGGGAAACGTTCGAGGAACACCTCCAGACCACCGGAATTCCCGATCCGGACCTGCTCATCCGGACGAGTGGAGAATTCCGGATCAGCAATTTTCTCCTCTGGCAGATGGCCTATACGGAGTTCTTCTTTACCGACGTCCTGTGGCCCGATTTCGATCGCAACGAGCTCCTGAAGGCTATTACCGCCTATCAGCAGCGGGAGAGAAGGTTCGGGTTGACGTCCGAACAACTCTAATGGGCGGGCTGTTGAAAAACGCTCGCCTGCATCTCGGTATGACTGTGGGACGGTGAATCGGACTCGTTCCCCGTGGAAACATCCCGGCTCGATGCACGGGATCGCCGGCAAGGAACGGAGGATTATTCGCCCATCGGTAAACAGCGGAATAGGTATTCAACCGGGCTGTTCAAAAATGCCCGGATGCAAGGCCCCCGAAATCCTGAGCCGCGAGTCGTTCCCGTTCGTACGTCGAGTGGCGAAGGATGAGGGAAACACAGCAGACGGGCGTTTTTCAACAGACCGGAGGTGTCATGGCGAGTTCACACTTACAACGCTGGCTCACAGCAATCGTCGCTGTGCCGATCCTGTTCGCCCTGGTTCTTTTCGGGGGGGAGCTCTTGTTCTTCCTCCTGATCCTGGCCGTCGTCCTCCTCGGGATGGAGGAGTACACCCGCATGTCCTTCGGGGAGGGGCATCCCTGGGAGCGGTGGGAGGGCCTCCTCTTCGCCGGCGCGGTCTGTCTCGCCGCCCGAACCGGCGATGCCCGTATCCTGATGGCCGTGGTCGCCTTTTCGGTCCTGATCGT encodes:
- the argJ gene encoding bifunctional glutamate N-acetyltransferase/amino-acid acetyltransferase ArgJ, yielding MSKDESLTVPGFRAAGIAAGIKENGRKDLALIVSDEPAAAAGLFTTNTFKAAPVILDMERIRSGRAQAILTNSGNANAANGPEGVEDARASSRAVSEALGIPDDLILVASTGVIGRRLPVGKILAGIRPLAGSLRPDGMEDAQEAILTTDRFPKMAVRVENIDGRPVTVLGMAKGAGMIQPNMATLLSYVLTDAAVDAPLLEDLLREGVSRSFNAITVDGCMSTNDTVLILANGRAGNRPFRKGGRDGRMFRSMLSAVLEEMALAMVRDGEGATKIVTVEVLGGRTKAEARRVAYAVGNSNLFKTACFGGDPNWGRVIQAVGASGVSVDPDAVDVSFGGVTVFSGGRGIPAAVPELAGIMAADRIHVRINLSVGRGTFSLHASDLTFDYVKINAHYTT
- the rpsB gene encoding 30S ribosomal protein S2 is translated as MAALISMKLLLEAGVHFGHQTNKWNPKMKTYIFGARNGIYIIDLQQTVEMFHKAYDFVVNTVANGGTILFVGTKKQSQESIREESERCGMPHVNQRWLGGMLTNFVTIKKSIDRLNMLDKMFQDESVRAFPKKEIMKLQKERDKLIKVLGGIRTLKGHPGGLFIVDPKREDIAVQEARKLGIPITAIVDTNCNPDLIDYVIPGNDDAIRAIKLFSSRIADAVLEGKRRYEEKLQAESDKNAPAETPVEEAEPDVPESVERKESPEAQDGAAEVSA
- the tsf gene encoding translation elongation factor Ts, whose protein sequence is MEITSGMVKELRTKTGAGMMDCKEALQASDGDFEKAIDFLRKKGMSAATKRSSKAAKDGAVGSYIHMGGKIGVLVEVNCETDFVAKTDNFTAFVKDIAMHVAASNPLYLNSEEIPEADMEREKAIYRDQLAQEKKPEKIWDKIIEGKLRKYYEDVCLLDQKFIKNTDITVKTLLNEMIAKTGENIIIRRFARFQLGEELKG
- a CDS encoding UMP kinase — encoded protein: MERPVYRRVLLKLSGEALAGGKGFGFDFEVIEGIARELKSVAALGVQMGLVIGGGNIWRGGVAAARGMDRTAADYTGMLATVINCLTMQSALEAQGVPARVLSALDVKGVAEPYIQRRAIRYLEEGRVLLLAGGTGNPFFTTDTAAALRAVEIKADVLLKATKVDGVYDRDPVNHPEAVFFERIGYADVLVKDLKVMDGTAVSLCRENGMPVIVFNLQKSGNIKRVLCGEPVGTRLGA
- the frr gene encoding ribosome recycling factor; this translates as MKEKVFATLKEDMDRSIGALEKSFSKVRTGRASLALLDGIKVDYYGVPTPLNQVANLSIPESRMILISPWDISVIGAIEKAIQKADIGLTPTNDGKLVRLAIPALTEERRKELVKVVKKMTEESKVKLRNARRDANEEFKTLKKDNKISEDEMFTQQEEVKKRMDKAIEKVDDLLAAKEKEIMEI
- a CDS encoding isoprenyl transferase, with amino-acid sequence MDGNGRWAKKHALGRIAGHRKGAEAVRTTVRTCRQIGIQYLTLYAFSVENWMRPAREVSALMDLLVDYLQSESRELQEQGIRLQTIGNTAALREPVKRFLRETMEATKENREMVLILALSYGGRDEILEAVRAMAGKCATGLLAPEDIARETFEEHLQTTGIPDPDLLIRTSGEFRISNFLLWQMAYTEFFFTDVLWPDFDRNELLKAITAYQQRERRFGLTSEQL